caagctaatttttaaaatatacgaGAAATAtggttttaaataattttgtgaATTTCAAATAATAGTAAAGTTTAAAGATCGTAAATTTTTGTGACCCACGATTAATAACAATGTTTTTAGTAGTGGAACCTATGAAATGTTTGGATTAATAGAATTCATAACTTCTCATTTTCCGACTAGTTAACCCAAATATCTCCGAAAtaagttcatcaatatttttgacaaaaattgaAACCTGAAATGTTAGAGTGTGGGCGTCTAAAATTTAGTTCGAAGCTACCACTACACTCTTTCAAATCttttacaataataaaaaaaaaataaagaataataaagtaatttttgaaaattttgaattttgttacACATATTGTTTGACATGGGTGTTAAAAACCTAGCCAGATCCCAAACTTCCTGATGAACGCGGCGATATTCGTCGGAAGCTATCTCGCGGCGGTGATACTATTCTGGCGGCTGGCGGTGGTCGGATTCCCTTTCGTAGTATTGCTAGTGATCCCAGGCCTTCTTTACGGCAAAACATTAATGGGGTTAGCTAGAGAAAGCATGGAGGGGTACCAGAAGGCCGGATCAGTGGCAGAGCAGGCAATTTCATCGATCCGAACCGTGTACGCTTTCGCCGGAGAAGACAAGACCATAACGGAATATTCATCGGCGTTAGAAGGATCGGTAAAGTTAGGGATCAAACAAGGATTTTCTAAAGGATTGGCCATCGGAAGCAATGGAGTTTCGTTTGCAATTTGGTCGTTCATGTCTTGGTATGGTAGTCGAATGGTTATGTACCATGGCGCTCAAGGTGGCACCGTTTTTGCCGTCGGAGCTTCCATTGCCGTCGGTGGATTgtaagtatttatttatttttttcatcatcaatttgttgaaattaaaacaaaaactatttttgaTTAATCCAATAAGGGCAATGCTTAGGTACCATACACCAATTGATTGGTTGCAACAGTAGCTGCACACAATAGACGACTgcacccaaattttttttatccaaaaatGGGATTTCTCACTCACAAGTAgcaactatttataaaaaagaagattaatattaatatttcttaaaattaaaaaaaaaaaataccatttcTAGATGTTTTTGTTTTCCCTTGGAAACACCCTCTTTGAAGAATAATCCCAATTTCCTAATTAGTTATAACAGGTTCATTAAAAAGTTAACATCtaattatttgtttttgaaaaattaaaagtaaagaaGAAACTCTGCATCTATATTTCTCTCTCttatttatggaaaaaaaattaatatcaagCAGTCAACATGCAagagattctttttttttaaaaaagaaaacatttaatTTCACATTCATTGCTTTACCTGTATTGGCAACATGCACGAAATTATGTTGACTAGTTAATAAATAAGTTTGGAAAATTAAATCTAACTTAATTGCttaaaacaaaaactcaaatttaTAATCTCTAGTTCGGTAATTAGGTATTTTTGAAAAGTGTACTcgtttcatataatttattcatatataaacattttaatttttagccaatttttaaaattattttttttaaaaaaaaaataaactaatttttagACTTCGTATGATAATCCTttcttgttttttagaaattaaatacatttcatctcaattttttataatactTTGCATTTTTctaattccaaaaagaaaacaagttttttaaatactattttttttgttttcaaaatttggccaatttttttaaaaatattaataaaaaatagatgacAAATCAAGAAACCTGAGAAGTGGAATGAACGTTTATATGCTTAGTTTTTaactgaaaaaataaaaaataaaaaagttaccaATCGAGgcttaaattttttagtttccCAAATTTGGCTTTGATTTTGAATACATCCTTAAAATGTATactataaacatataaataaatagatgAAAGTAGTAtttttaggtttaatttttaaaaaccaaaactaaaaatcaagaccttgttgttttggtttttaatttttgaaaactaagccaCCAAAAACACCCCTTctacctttaaattttttattcagttattttttaccaatatcttaagaaattgatctttaatttttgaaaattaaaacaaaaagtagttcttaagatttttttttttttttagactcCGACTCTTTTAGTGAAGGAAGATAAAAACCATTAtaaaaatttgtaaagaaaTAGACTTCtcaataaatcaaatatttacttaaatgatttttattatttttatttttagcagCCCTatctttgttttattataattattttgaagATAAGGAGGCTAATTTATTAGTTGAGTACACATATACATAATTTGaatggaaaaaataataattagaaaTGAAATGACAGATCAATCGGTTCGGGTTTATCAAACATAAAGTACTTTTCGGAAGCATGTGCGGCCGGTGAGCGAATCATGGAAGTAATAAACCGGGTTCCCAAAATCGACTCGGCCGACATGGAAGGCCAAATCCTTCAAAATGTCTCCGGGGAGGTTCAGTTCACCAACGTTCAATTCGCCTACCCTTCCCGGCCCGACACCATGGTCCTCAACGATCTGACCCTCACAATTCCCGCAGGCCGCACCGTCGCCCTCGTCGGGGGCAGCGGGTCCGGTAAGTCGACCGTCATCTCTTTGTTGCAGAGATTTTATGACCCAATTGGAGGGAGCATTGCGGTGGATGGAGTGGGAATTGAGAAATTGCAATTGAAATGGCTGAGATCGCAAATGGGGCTTGTGAGTCAAGAGCCGGCGCTTTTTGCTACTTCGATTAAAGAGAATATTCTGTTCGGGAAAGAAGATGCCACCATTGATGAAGTTGTTGAAGCTGCTAAAGCTTCTAATGCTCATTGTTTTATTTCTCAGTTTCCTCAAGGATATGATACTCAGGTAATTCAATtcactttttttctttactaAATTATTCTGCTTACATTTTAATTTGGATCCTACATCATTTCTAAACACATTTTGAATTAGgaaccaattaaaatattataaagaaCCAAGATTTTAAGGCCTAAAAGAAATAGTTTTGAAAATCTAGGAGACCAAAGAAAAGAATTAAGTTTAAATcaactaaaattatataaactAAAAGTTAGTGGGAGTTATAGTTAGATTTCTTATAAAAACTGTATAAAAACTATGGAAGCCTTTTAAACATGAggatatcaaataaaaaaatggttaaaatttcgggacaaaatattttattaactttATCTGAGGAAGAATTATATTTAACATAGTGCTAAGGTTTGAGTAAATGatcttttaaaaagtatattttgaatGAATCGTCTTTTTTAAAAAGACATTCACTCATAAATTAACAACAATGTTCACTTTACTAAAAATTTAAAGGCATTTCACATTTTTGATAGAAATACCATTACTTTCCAAGCTACgttcttctcatttttttcaatttttttttatatataataataacgAGAATTCTCTACCaaaaattgaattgttttttcttattattatttttctttttactctCTATTGGTTTTTCTTTAACAAAAGTTTGGGTATTCCTTTTGTGcaataaaatttatcaaataaaattattgttggagttattttcaagaattaaaatatcgatattgagatgtgaatttatatttaatatcgATATCAaaatggttgtatttgataggTAGGGGAAAGAGGAGTTCAAATGTCGGGAGGACAAAAGCAAAGAATTGCCATAGCACGAGCCATAATCAAGCGACCACGAATCCTTCTCCTAGACGAAGCCACCAGTGCCTTAGACTCGGAATCCGAGCGTATCGTCCAAGAAGCCCTCGACAAAGCCGCCGTCGGTCGCACCACCATCATCATCGCCCACCGTCTCTCCACCGTCCGCAATGCCGACCTAATTGCCGTCCTCCAAAACGGCCAAGTCATGGAAATCGGTTCTCACAATGATCTGATCCGGAACCAAGCTGGCCTTTACACTTCCCTCGTCCACCTCCAACACAAATCCCCACCTGAACCTCCTTCATCCTCCATATCCCACATCGAAaaaaccaccaccaccaccaccggCAGCCGCCGCCTCCCCCATCTCAGCCGCTCCAGCTCCGCCAACTCCGGAGCCTCCGACGTAGTTCACGAAACAGCCCCATCATCATCCAACATCGAAAAAGAACAAGAACTCCCAATTCCATCGTTTCGAAGGCTATTGGCTCTGAATCTGCCGGAATGGAGACAGGGTTTAATGGGCTGCAGTGGGGCAATTTTATTTGGCGCTGTTCAGCCTTTGTATGCATATGCAATGGGATCGATGATTTCTGTGTATTTCTTACATAGTCATGAGGAGATTAAAGCCAAAACGAGGACTTATGCGCTTTGCTTTGTTGGGTTGgctatgttttcttttcttgtcaACATACTCCAACATTATAACTTCGCGTACATGGGAGAATATCTTACCAAAAGGGTTCGAGAAATGATGCTTTCCAAGATCCTTACATTTGAAATTGGCTGGTTCGATCAAGATGAACATTCTAGCGGTGCGATTTGCTCGAGACTATCTAAAGATGCCAATGTGGTAAGcagaaatttatttatttatcaaatattattcaattggattatactttttaattaaacagAGCTTTACTTTGTTTTGGGCAGGTGCGATCCTTGGTGGGGGATAGAATGGCTTTAATTGTGCAAACGATTTCAGCTGTAACTATAGCATTCACAATGGGACTTGTGATTTCATGGAAGCTAGCACTTGTAATGATCGCTGTTCAACCTTTAGTCATATGCTGCTTCTACACAAGACGAGTGCTCTTGAAAAAAATGTCGAACAAAGCCATTAAAGCACAAGAACAGAGCAGCAAGCTTGCAGCAG
This DNA window, taken from Benincasa hispida cultivar B227 chromosome 6, ASM972705v1, whole genome shotgun sequence, encodes the following:
- the LOC120080026 gene encoding LOW QUALITY PROTEIN: ABC transporter B family member 15-like (The sequence of the model RefSeq protein was modified relative to this genomic sequence to represent the inferred CDS: deleted 1 base in 1 codon), translated to MGKENGGDSERNKNNNKKKSRGMASIFMHADAVDKFLMTLGFIGAIGDGLTTPLVLIVSSRLMNNIGQTSSISITDSFVANIDKNAVALLYVACGGFVACFVEGYCWTRTGERQAARMRARYLKAVLRQDVGYFDLHVTSTSEVITSVSNDSLVIQDVLSEKIPNFLMNAAIFVGSYLAAVILFWRLAVVGFPFVVLLVIPGLLYGKTLMGLARESMEGYQKAGSVAEQAISSIRTVYAFAGEDKTITEYSSALEGSVKLGIKQGFSKGLAIGSNGVSFAIWSFMSWYGSRMVMYHGAQGGTVFAVGASIAVGGLSIGSGLSNIKYFSEACAAGERIMEVINRVPKIDSADMEGQILQNVSGEVQFTNVQFAYPSRPDTMVLNDLTLTIPAGRTVALVGGSGSGKSTVISLLQRFYDPIGGSIAVDGVGIEKLQLKWLRSQMGLVSQEPALFATSIKENILFGKEDATIDEVVEAAKASNAHCFISQFPQGYDTQVGERGVQMSGGQKQRIAIARAIIKRPRILLLDEATSALDSESERIVQEALDKAAVGRTTIIIAHRLSTVRNADLIAVLQNGQVMEIGSHNDLIRNQAGLYTSLVHLQHKSPPEPPSSSISHIEKTTTTTTGSRRLPHLSRSSSANSGASDVVHETAPSSSNIEKEQELPIPSFRRLLALNLPEWRQGLMGCSGAILFGAVQPLYAYAMGSMISVYFLHSHEEIKAKTRTYALCFVGLAMFSFLVNILQHYNFAYMGEYLTKRVREMMLSKILTFEIGWFDQDEHSSGAICSRLSKDANVVRSLVGDRMALIVQTISAVTIAFTMGLVISWKLALVMIAVQPLVICCFYTRRVLLKKMSNKAIKAQEQSSKLAAEAVSNLRTITAFSSQERILKMLEKAQEGPKRESIKQSWYAGIGLGCSQSLTTCSWALDFWYGGKLVAQGQTTAKALFETFMILVSTGRVIADAGSMTTDLAKGSEAVGSVFDVLDRFTKIEPDDPEGYKPNKLIGQIEINNVDFTYPSRPEAMIFRGFSINIEAGKSTALVGQSGSGKSTIIGLIERFYDPIKGTINLDGRDIKSYHLRTLRKHIALVSQEPTLFAGTIRENIIYGISRAVDESEIIEATKASNAHDFISGLKDGYETWCGDRGLQLSGGQKQRIAIARAILKNPGVLLLDEATSALDGQSEKVVQEALERVMVGRTSVVVAHRLSTIQNCDMIAVLDKGTVVETGTHSSLLEKGPSGAYYALVNLQRRSH